A stretch of Paenibacillus sp. URB8-2 DNA encodes these proteins:
- a CDS encoding sensor histidine kinase — protein MKITRPFLSISIRSKIIILSIACSLLPLVLIASLTFVYLSKVVENKVSDTTSNLLGSINWNIQTFVNDVETISKLMLSSRDVQSFLSYDKNDFKKIYDLQNATRNLIVNISNNKSYIRYVYVGSEQRELIITNQWDRLTYDHIYQEVSRSKWYRQVGDMGGRGLWLSSNEVRLVKNSPDLLLYGKRLNNLDTLEPIGMLIISIDRRVFDEMFKDITNAENGHLMILDQNQVIFYNSRTADLKQIPQKELNLLYDLPERGTRIDTVGGERYVVTFDTNPGTRWKVVSMIPYSNINSEIVLIRNVTLSLTLVAFLLAAYGSYLISKRITKQLTLLSSVARKAAKREEIDGILFEEKDEIGKIGNQFLRTFRTNSELSDKLMEAKLKEKEAELHALQSQINPHFLYNTLNSIYLMAERIGAKNISKMVMSLSNFFKLSLNNGDYITTVGNEIDQVKNYLEIQNIRYNGKFEVAIDLEPGIEQIPMLKLLIQPLVENAIFHGIELKEDKGNIAIRARREGETLVFEVEDDGVGFDSAVTRPRGYALRNIQERIQLHYGHDRGIRIDSVPGAGTKVTLEIGIID, from the coding sequence ATGAAAATAACCCGGCCGTTCCTGTCGATCAGCATCCGGAGCAAGATTATCATTTTATCCATCGCCTGCTCCCTGCTACCGCTTGTCCTGATCGCTTCCTTAACCTTTGTTTATTTGAGCAAGGTGGTCGAGAACAAGGTGTCCGATACTACCTCCAATCTGCTCGGCTCCATCAACTGGAATATCCAGACTTTCGTGAACGACGTCGAAACGATTTCGAAACTGATGCTGTCTTCCCGCGACGTTCAAAGCTTCCTTTCTTATGACAAGAATGATTTCAAGAAAATCTATGACCTTCAGAATGCCACCCGCAACCTGATCGTCAATATTTCCAACAACAAATCGTATATACGTTACGTTTATGTTGGCAGTGAGCAAAGGGAACTGATCATCACGAACCAGTGGGACCGATTAACTTATGATCATATCTATCAGGAGGTCTCCCGGTCGAAATGGTATCGGCAGGTGGGCGACATGGGCGGCAGAGGATTGTGGCTGAGCAGCAATGAAGTCCGTCTCGTCAAAAATAGTCCGGATTTGCTGCTGTACGGCAAACGATTAAACAACCTGGATACGCTCGAACCGATCGGCATGCTGATCATTTCCATTGATAGACGGGTCTTCGACGAAATGTTCAAAGACATTACCAATGCGGAAAACGGGCATCTTATGATTCTGGATCAAAATCAGGTCATCTTTTACAACTCCCGAACCGCCGATTTGAAGCAGATTCCGCAAAAGGAATTGAACCTGCTCTATGATCTGCCTGAACGGGGCACCCGTATTGATACGGTGGGCGGAGAACGTTATGTCGTCACCTTCGATACGAATCCGGGAACCCGGTGGAAAGTGGTCAGCATGATCCCCTATTCCAACATCAATTCGGAAATCGTCTTGATTCGCAATGTTACGCTTTCCTTGACGCTGGTGGCTTTCCTGCTCGCCGCCTATGGTTCGTACCTGATCTCTAAACGGATCACCAAGCAGTTGACCTTGCTCTCTTCCGTCGCCCGAAAAGCGGCCAAACGGGAGGAAATAGACGGCATCCTCTTTGAGGAGAAGGACGAAATCGGAAAGATCGGCAATCAATTCCTTCGGACCTTCCGCACCAACAGCGAACTGTCGGATAAGCTGATGGAAGCCAAGCTGAAGGAGAAGGAAGCGGAGCTGCATGCGCTGCAGAGTCAGATCAACCCTCATTTCCTATACAATACGCTGAATTCCATCTATCTGATGGCGGAACGAATCGGCGCCAAAAATATTTCCAAAATGGTCATGTCTCTTTCCAACTTTTTTAAATTAAGCTTGAACAACGGAGACTATATTACGACTGTCGGCAATGAAATCGACCAGGTGAAAAATTATCTGGAGATTCAAAACATCCGCTATAACGGAAAATTTGAGGTGGCCATCGACCTGGAGCCGGGAATCGAGCAGATCCCGATGTTGAAGCTCCTGATCCAGCCGCTGGTGGAGAATGCGATCTTTCATGGAATTGAGCTAAAAGAGGACAAAGGGAACATTGCCATTCGGGCCCGAAGAGAAGGGGAGACGCTTGTATTTGAAGTAGAGGATGACGGAGTAGGTTTTGATTCGGCGGTTACGCGGCCAAGGGGATATGCGTTGAGGAATATACAGGAGAGAATCCAATTGCATTACGGCCATGACCGCGGGATTCGCATAGACAGCGTTCCGGGCGCCGGAACCAAAGTTACCCTTGAGATCGGCATCATCGATTAA
- a CDS encoding response regulator transcription factor: MHKLFIADDEQLVVETLSSVIDWNASGVRIAGTANNGKQALERILQCDPDVVLTDIRMPGMSGLELIRALKERGCKAECIIVSGYSEFEYAKEAIELEAVDYLIKPAELEEVAKTVTKAIERMKRKADPAGNRPELRIANALDRAVFTDLIVHAKRPSFDQKPYERYDQFAAIVIGSPEALWLERMKSSGVTDALLGFLASRGIAVDLLYEQQKVILLCMAALEESESLSEILMAAGALFSADGSPDSDDLALSFGIGPVVSGIMKAHLSFLAADQACQMGLFFGVPVTDGNAWPEITRISERLLSDWFDQIQSFVRYEQKEFEEMLERWTEWGTGRLIAPVTLKKAGIQWVNRLLDLIEQDYGIKIESVIGDRTRLIDGILEAPDWASLQKQCQDCAQAVQFYLNVTKTTLKEKVVQEIKAYLESHYHENIQLDQLAERFDLNASYVSHLYSKSTGQTILEYVTLLRIQQAKRMLRESSFKISKISQNIGYDNQRYFCQVFKKRVGVSPGQYREDHMITIEESRSS; the protein is encoded by the coding sequence ATGCATAAACTTTTTATAGCAGATGATGAACAGCTTGTTGTGGAAACGCTGTCATCCGTGATCGATTGGAACGCGTCCGGGGTACGGATTGCGGGGACGGCCAACAACGGCAAGCAGGCGCTGGAACGGATTCTGCAGTGCGATCCGGACGTTGTCCTGACCGATATCCGAATGCCCGGGATGAGCGGGCTTGAGCTAATTCGCGCCTTGAAGGAGAGAGGCTGCAAAGCGGAATGTATCATCGTGAGCGGGTATTCCGAGTTTGAATACGCCAAGGAAGCCATTGAGCTGGAGGCGGTGGATTATCTGATCAAGCCGGCCGAGCTTGAGGAAGTGGCCAAGACCGTCACGAAGGCGATCGAGCGTATGAAGCGTAAAGCGGACCCGGCAGGGAATCGCCCTGAGCTGCGGATCGCCAATGCGCTGGATCGGGCGGTGTTTACCGATCTCATCGTCCATGCCAAACGTCCGTCGTTTGATCAGAAGCCGTACGAACGCTATGACCAGTTTGCGGCCATCGTGATCGGAAGCCCGGAGGCGCTCTGGCTCGAACGGATGAAGAGCAGCGGCGTTACGGATGCTCTCCTCGGTTTTTTGGCAAGTCGCGGGATCGCTGTGGATCTGCTCTACGAGCAGCAGAAAGTCATCTTGTTATGCATGGCGGCTTTGGAGGAATCCGAGTCATTATCGGAGATTCTGATGGCTGCGGGAGCACTGTTTTCGGCTGACGGTTCCCCGGACTCGGACGATCTTGCCTTGTCGTTTGGAATCGGTCCAGTTGTAAGCGGAATCATGAAGGCTCATCTTTCTTTTCTGGCGGCGGATCAGGCTTGTCAGATGGGGCTGTTCTTCGGCGTTCCGGTAACGGATGGGAACGCTTGGCCGGAGATCACCCGCATTTCTGAGAGATTGCTCTCCGATTGGTTTGACCAAATACAATCCTTTGTCCGTTACGAACAGAAAGAGTTCGAAGAGATGCTCGAGCGTTGGACGGAATGGGGGACGGGGCGATTGATCGCTCCCGTTACCCTGAAGAAGGCCGGCATCCAATGGGTGAACCGCTTGCTCGATCTGATCGAGCAGGACTATGGAATTAAGATCGAGAGCGTGATCGGAGACAGGACACGGCTGATTGACGGGATACTGGAAGCGCCGGATTGGGCGTCTTTGCAGAAACAGTGCCAGGATTGCGCGCAGGCTGTGCAATTTTATTTGAACGTTACGAAAACCACACTGAAAGAAAAGGTGGTTCAAGAAATCAAAGCTTATCTGGAATCCCATTACCATGAAAATATCCAGCTCGACCAATTGGCGGAGCGGTTCGACCTTAACGCTTCCTATGTCAGCCACTTATATTCCAAATCGACCGGGCAGACGATTCTTGAATATGTCACGCTGCTGCGCATTCAACAGGCAAAACGGATGCTAAGGGAGAGCAGCTTCAAAATCTCCAAAATCTCGCAGAACATCGGGTATGATAACCAGCGGTATTTCTGCCAGGTGTTCAAAAAGCGTGTGGGCGTAAGCCCCGGCCAGTACAGAGAGGATCATATGATCACAATCGAAGAAAGCCGTTCGTCATGA
- a CDS encoding MFS transporter codes for MSKSHLAYTALLLTVSGIAVVSLLYVMIPLTPYVIAEFSVSPIRAVWASSIFSMAFALGNLFFGTLSDRVPKKCLMLAGLILLVICTLSVELVSTFTPFLWLRAAQGFLAASFPPVALAYVSDVIPPAQRPNVISYLSCGFLLAGVAGQIFSAEVAANWGMKAVFSSLSLIYVILIVISLRLPKDRPNAERPAAGPGVFEVFRTLVRIPSLLVAYGAAVTILMSFVAMFFGLSEFAVQQLHLSPERILWLRLISMLGMVCALFCGSWIRRFGPVRVLVAGFLIAAAGLAGEAVLSNVHMSLFIAATVVFVAGIAAAVPSIISRIALLGSAARGMALALYGFFVFVGASLGPVLAATLMPFGFAALCGTLSVIMLAAAAVTAWSAKPSADKERLNAVSS; via the coding sequence ATGAGTAAATCTCATCTCGCTTATACAGCGCTGCTGCTAACCGTGTCGGGGATTGCTGTCGTGTCGCTGCTGTATGTGATGATTCCGCTAACGCCTTACGTGATCGCGGAATTTTCCGTAAGCCCCATTCGGGCCGTCTGGGCGAGCAGCATCTTCAGCATGGCTTTTGCCCTGGGGAATTTGTTCTTCGGCACGTTGTCCGATAGAGTGCCTAAGAAGTGTTTGATGCTCGCGGGACTCATTCTGCTTGTCATATGCACCTTATCCGTGGAACTGGTCTCAACCTTTACCCCGTTCCTCTGGCTGCGGGCGGCGCAAGGCTTTCTTGCCGCTTCATTTCCTCCGGTCGCTCTTGCTTATGTCAGCGATGTGATTCCCCCGGCCCAGCGGCCGAACGTCATTTCTTACCTGAGCTGCGGATTTTTGCTTGCCGGAGTGGCCGGACAGATCTTCTCCGCCGAAGTGGCGGCCAACTGGGGAATGAAAGCTGTGTTCTCCAGTTTAAGCCTCATCTACGTCATTTTGATCGTCATCTCCTTGCGGCTGCCGAAAGACCGGCCGAATGCCGAACGCCCCGCGGCCGGCCCCGGCGTGTTCGAAGTCTTCCGCACTCTGGTCCGGATTCCCTCGCTGCTTGTCGCTTACGGGGCGGCGGTAACGATATTAATGAGCTTTGTCGCTATGTTCTTTGGGCTGAGCGAGTTCGCGGTGCAGCAGCTTCATCTGTCTCCCGAGCGTATTCTTTGGCTTAGACTCATCAGTATGCTCGGAATGGTGTGCGCACTATTCTGCGGCTCTTGGATCCGCCGCTTCGGGCCTGTTCGAGTCCTCGTAGCGGGCTTTCTCATCGCTGCGGCCGGATTAGCGGGGGAAGCGGTACTGTCCAACGTTCATATGTCGTTGTTCATCGCCGCGACGGTTGTCTTTGTAGCGGGAATCGCCGCGGCCGTTCCGTCGATCATTTCCCGGATCGCCCTATTGGGCTCGGCCGCACGCGGCATGGCTCTGGCGCTTTACGGATTTTTCGTTTTCGTCGGAGCGAGCCTGGGCCCAGTCCTGGCCGCTACGCTCATGCCCTTCGGATTCGCCGCTTTATGCGGGACGCTGTCCGTCATTATGCTTGCGGCGGCGGCCGTTACGGCGTGGAGCGCCAAGCCTTCGGCGGATAAAGAACGTCTGAATGCAGTCAGTTCCTAA
- a CDS encoding MerR family transcriptional regulator, whose protein sequence is MELKMLIGELARRAGVTPRTIRHYQELGLLGNVEQESNGYHYYSDETLQRLYKVNVLKKLGLSLDEIQSVIDLYFEEPSMIKGKRKVLEILSKHLEQTDKKMEALDQFRQEILSNMARIQLMIDEISN, encoded by the coding sequence ATGGAATTAAAAATGTTAATCGGAGAACTGGCTCGCAGAGCCGGGGTGACGCCCCGGACCATTCGCCACTATCAAGAGCTAGGATTGCTGGGGAATGTCGAGCAGGAAAGTAACGGATATCACTATTACTCGGATGAAACGCTGCAGCGGCTGTACAAAGTCAACGTTTTGAAAAAATTGGGTCTCAGCCTGGATGAAATTCAATCCGTCATCGATTTGTACTTTGAAGAGCCGTCCATGATTAAAGGCAAGCGGAAGGTTCTCGAAATCTTGTCGAAGCACCTGGAACAGACCGACAAAAAGATGGAGGCTCTGGATCAATTCAGGCAGGAGATTCTGAGCAACATGGCCCGGATCCAGCTGATGATTGATGAAATATCAAACTAA
- a CDS encoding stalk domain-containing protein yields MTIRKNALLSALALSLLFSASARAEEAAKPPAQPAETNSRTAGTVQAAGTVQMAPDAQTTQPSQTVPAPISIYLDGSQLQPGAEPVNVNGTLLVPMRRLFEGQGAKLSWNNTDKTVTATKDSTTLTYRIGDLTAMVNDRTVQLNAPGQISGGYTMVPLRFVSEALGSTVTWDQAAHSVQISTMTFETSIRWGVNLRSSPDSGSSSPDAAAPSLTKVGRSPVVGGSSTDARGGSNILELLPTGAKIHVVREVDAFWLEVRTQDNQTGYISAKPKYTDYTSPSLTDKQTDELVTYGETFLGAPYVFGASPDQTSSFDCSSFVKRVFQDMLAIDLPRVSYDQAKVGTEVGLDELRKGDLLFFGARDLNIGHVAIYSGDNQLLHTYSEKYGVRTEAFSDYWKKRFVTARRVF; encoded by the coding sequence ATGACGATACGAAAAAACGCGCTCCTTTCCGCACTGGCCCTGTCCCTGCTATTCTCAGCCTCAGCACGGGCGGAGGAAGCGGCCAAGCCGCCCGCCCAACCGGCTGAAACGAATTCCCGAACGGCCGGAACCGTTCAGGCCGCCGGGACCGTTCAGATGGCTCCGGATGCTCAGACTACTCAGCCGTCCCAAACGGTTCCCGCGCCGATATCCATCTATCTGGACGGCTCGCAGCTTCAGCCCGGGGCGGAGCCGGTGAATGTGAACGGTACGCTGCTCGTTCCGATGCGCCGCCTGTTTGAGGGGCAGGGGGCCAAGCTTTCCTGGAACAATACGGACAAGACGGTCACGGCAACGAAGGACAGCACTACCCTGACCTACCGCATAGGCGATCTTACAGCCATGGTGAACGATCGGACGGTGCAGCTTAATGCTCCCGGACAAATATCCGGGGGATATACCATGGTTCCGCTGCGCTTCGTCAGCGAAGCCCTGGGCAGCACCGTTACCTGGGACCAGGCGGCCCACTCCGTCCAAATCTCTACGATGACCTTCGAGACGTCCATCCGGTGGGGCGTCAATCTGCGCAGCTCGCCGGATTCAGGCAGTAGCTCGCCGGATGCGGCAGCCCCTTCGCTGACAAAGGTTGGCCGTTCGCCGGTTGTTGGCGGCAGTTCAACGGATGCCCGCGGCGGCTCAAACATTCTGGAACTGCTGCCAACGGGCGCGAAGATTCACGTCGTCCGCGAAGTGGACGCCTTTTGGCTGGAGGTGCGAACCCAGGATAACCAAACGGGATACATATCGGCGAAACCGAAGTACACCGATTATACCAGCCCGTCCCTGACAGACAAGCAGACGGACGAGCTGGTCACCTACGGCGAGACCTTTCTTGGCGCTCCGTATGTATTCGGAGCTTCGCCCGATCAGACAAGCAGCTTCGACTGCTCTTCTTTTGTGAAGCGCGTCTTTCAGGATATGCTCGCGATAGACCTTCCCCGCGTGTCCTACGATCAGGCCAAGGTCGGCACGGAGGTCGGGCTGGACGAACTGCGCAAAGGCGACCTGCTGTTCTTCGGCGCCCGCGATTTGAATATCGGGCATGTCGCTATCTATTCGGGGGATAACCAGCTGCTGCATACCTATTCGGAGAAATACGGCGTCCGAACCGAAGCCTTTAGCGACTACTGGAAGAAACGGTTCGTGACGGCGCGGCGGGTGTTTTAG
- a CDS encoding voltage-gated chloride channel family protein has translation MNAVRQKWAQWAEQRVFAALVGTLLKWIVLGSGVGILSGTASAFFLKSLDYVTDVRIANPWLLFLLPLGGALVSFLYMKVGKNSGKGNNLILEQISSGNETIPLRMAPLVLFGTLVTHLFGGSAGREGTAVQMGGSLAEWFGKIIRVRPTDRKILLICGISGGFGSIFGTPLAGTVFGLEVLAIGLIRHEALIPAFVAAFTGNLVTTSFWGVSHIHYHIGAVPELTWIVVLKVVFAAILFGLTSILFSEMTHALKKGYAKLFKNPVLKSAVGGVVIIGLVYLLGTRDYLGLGIPLIQSSFTEIVSPFAFLGKLVFTSLTLGAGFQGGEVTPLFAIGATLGNALSGFLHLYTPFLAGLGFISVFCGATNTPIACFLMGIELFGADAAVYMFMACLVSYLFSGHTGIYTSQQIGVSKSYLLPIPQGTTLSAVKSIVKKKDEPVSAAEKR, from the coding sequence ATGAATGCAGTAAGACAGAAGTGGGCCCAGTGGGCTGAACAACGCGTGTTTGCGGCGCTTGTAGGCACGCTGCTCAAATGGATCGTTCTCGGGAGCGGTGTAGGCATACTATCCGGCACGGCCTCCGCCTTTTTTCTGAAAAGCCTGGACTATGTGACCGATGTGAGAATAGCCAACCCGTGGCTGCTGTTCCTTCTTCCGCTCGGGGGCGCGCTGGTCAGCTTCCTTTATATGAAGGTTGGCAAGAACAGCGGGAAGGGAAACAACCTGATTCTTGAACAAATCAGCAGCGGCAATGAGACGATTCCGCTTAGAATGGCGCCGCTCGTCTTGTTCGGAACGCTTGTCACTCATTTGTTCGGAGGGTCCGCAGGCCGGGAAGGGACAGCCGTTCAAATGGGCGGAAGCCTGGCCGAATGGTTCGGGAAAATCATCCGCGTCCGGCCCACCGACCGCAAAATCCTGCTGATCTGCGGCATAAGCGGCGGGTTTGGCTCGATTTTCGGCACGCCTTTGGCCGGTACGGTATTCGGCTTGGAGGTTCTGGCCATCGGGCTGATTCGGCATGAGGCGCTGATTCCGGCTTTTGTGGCCGCTTTTACGGGCAATCTGGTCACCACCTCGTTCTGGGGCGTTTCCCACATTCATTATCATATCGGCGCGGTGCCCGAGTTAACGTGGATCGTCGTTCTTAAGGTCGTATTCGCTGCGATTCTGTTCGGGTTGACCAGTATATTGTTCAGTGAAATGACCCATGCGCTGAAAAAAGGGTACGCCAAGCTGTTCAAGAACCCTGTGCTCAAAAGCGCCGTGGGGGGCGTTGTTATTATCGGTCTGGTCTATTTGCTCGGAACGCGCGATTATTTGGGGCTGGGCATCCCGCTGATTCAGAGCTCTTTTACGGAGATCGTGTCTCCGTTTGCTTTCTTGGGCAAGCTTGTCTTTACTTCCCTTACCTTGGGAGCCGGATTCCAGGGAGGCGAGGTCACCCCGCTGTTCGCGATCGGGGCCACTCTGGGGAACGCGCTGTCCGGTTTTCTGCATCTGTACACTCCTTTTTTGGCGGGCCTGGGGTTTATCTCCGTCTTTTGCGGGGCGACCAACACGCCGATTGCCTGCTTTTTGATGGGGATTGAATTATTTGGAGCGGACGCTGCCGTTTACATGTTCATGGCTTGTCTGGTCAGCTATCTGTTCTCGGGGCATACGGGCATTTATACCTCCCAGCAAATCGGAGTATCCAAAAGCTATCTCCTGCCGATTCCTCAGGGCACAACCCTGTCGGCGGTGAAAAGTATAGTAAAGAAGAAAGACGAGCCCGTTTCCGCGGCCGAGAAGCGATAG
- a CDS encoding MarR family winged helix-turn-helix transcriptional regulator: protein MEIAECNGLVAGWLALTHIQSNMAGKLEQALQERHRMSLKEFYMLLFLSDAPGKKLRLQQLESMVGLSQSAMSRLVSRFEAKGCGAMKRHICEEDRRSVYTSLTPIGQEKVDKAYATFQSVLLDALPERELKILLQQLIEAKGQSADS from the coding sequence ATGGAAATTGCGGAATGTAACGGACTTGTGGCCGGTTGGCTGGCGCTGACCCATATTCAGAGCAATATGGCGGGCAAGCTCGAACAAGCGCTGCAAGAAAGGCACCGGATGTCCCTGAAGGAATTCTATATGCTGCTGTTCCTGTCCGATGCCCCCGGGAAGAAGCTGCGACTGCAGCAGCTCGAATCCATGGTGGGTCTGAGCCAGAGCGCCATGTCGCGTCTGGTCAGCCGGTTCGAGGCCAAGGGCTGCGGAGCGATGAAAAGACATATTTGCGAGGAAGACCGCAGAAGCGTCTATACCTCCTTAACTCCGATCGGCCAGGAAAAGGTGGATAAGGCGTATGCTACTTTTCAGTCCGTCCTTTTGGACGCCCTGCCGGAGCGGGAGCTTAAAATTCTGCTGCAGCAGCTTATTGAAGCGAAGGGCCAGTCAGCGGATTCATGA
- a CDS encoding YidH family protein, with protein sequence MKEQVSESKYTQQHLANERTYLAWIRTAVALAGLGFLAAGIVFRDSRYSGIGHIVAAVAGISAVLLGGGVVAAATGDYMRKREGINNEQFRSSSSLIRLVFVSLTIIEVLLIVLVVLMLLSS encoded by the coding sequence ATGAAAGAGCAGGTTAGCGAATCGAAATATACGCAGCAGCATCTGGCGAACGAACGGACATATCTGGCCTGGATTCGCACGGCGGTCGCGCTGGCGGGTCTCGGCTTTCTGGCCGCCGGCATCGTGTTCCGGGATTCCCGTTACAGCGGAATCGGCCACATTGTCGCGGCGGTCGCGGGCATTTCGGCGGTGCTGCTCGGCGGAGGCGTGGTAGCGGCAGCTACAGGCGATTATATGCGAAAAAGAGAAGGAATCAACAACGAACAGTTCCGTTCGTCTTCTTCGCTCATCCGGCTGGTGTTTGTCTCGCTGACAATCATCGAAGTGCTGCTGATTGTGCTGGTCGTGTTGATGCTGTTGTCCTCTTAG
- a CDS encoding MFS transporter, translated as MEKDRLWNRHFLTICLSSFFIFMTFYILTVTLPAFVLENLHGSKQNIGLVTTVFVIASVIFRPLAGRWLDEVNRKALVVGSLLLFTGCSLLYLFIHSYAALLLLRFIHGISFGIGATATSAIVLDVIPERRKGEGIGYFSLFMSLAMVMGPFIGLTITAHAGFRLLFVTISVFALLACLCGILTPVPSHTPRPHTLGNWNIRRYIEPKSVPVSLSGFVLAFSYGSLSTFISVYAKSIGLGAVASYFFIVFAALVLISRPFTGRLFDRRGAHVLVYPGILLFIAGMIWLSRVSSVPEFLATAGLIGLGYGAILPSFQTLAIQAAPIHRRALATGTYFVLFDLGFGLGSYILGIIAAHTDYRTMYLWAGTISVLALILYYFLHHRSRKTELKTLQPDEPAPSVRTIYGADQQA; from the coding sequence TTGGAAAAGGACCGCCTGTGGAACCGTCATTTTTTGACCATATGCCTCAGCAGCTTTTTTATTTTTATGACCTTTTATATTTTGACGGTGACGCTGCCCGCTTTCGTTCTGGAAAATTTGCACGGAAGCAAGCAAAATATTGGACTGGTGACCACCGTGTTCGTCATCGCCTCCGTTATATTCCGGCCGCTGGCTGGTCGATGGCTCGACGAGGTCAACCGCAAGGCGCTAGTGGTCGGCTCGCTCCTGCTGTTTACGGGCTGCTCCTTGCTGTACCTGTTCATTCACAGCTATGCCGCTCTGCTGCTGCTTCGTTTTATCCACGGCATCTCCTTCGGGATCGGGGCGACCGCCACCTCGGCCATCGTGCTTGATGTCATTCCGGAACGCCGCAAGGGCGAAGGCATCGGCTATTTCAGCCTGTTCATGAGCCTCGCGATGGTTATGGGCCCGTTTATCGGTCTCACGATCACTGCGCACGCCGGCTTCCGCCTGCTGTTCGTTACCATCAGCGTATTTGCGCTGCTCGCCTGTCTCTGCGGCATTTTGACTCCCGTTCCTTCCCATACGCCCCGGCCGCATACGCTCGGCAATTGGAACATCAGGCGGTATATCGAGCCCAAATCCGTGCCGGTGTCCTTGTCCGGATTTGTTCTGGCTTTTTCGTACGGATCACTGTCGACGTTTATCTCCGTCTATGCCAAGTCGATCGGCCTCGGCGCCGTCGCAAGTTACTTTTTCATCGTATTCGCGGCCCTGGTGCTTATTTCCCGGCCCTTTACCGGCCGTCTGTTCGACCGCAGAGGAGCCCATGTCCTCGTCTATCCAGGCATCCTCTTGTTCATTGCGGGCATGATCTGGCTCAGCCGGGTATCCTCCGTTCCGGAATTTCTGGCCACGGCGGGGCTGATCGGACTGGGCTACGGCGCCATTCTTCCAAGCTTTCAGACCCTGGCTATCCAGGCGGCTCCCATTCACCGGCGGGCGCTTGCCACCGGGACCTATTTCGTGCTGTTCGATCTCGGCTTCGGCCTCGGTTCTTATATTTTGGGCATCATCGCAGCCCATACGGATTACCGGACGATGTATCTCTGGGCCGGAACGATTTCGGTTTTGGCGCTGATTCTCTATTACTTCCTTCATCACCGGTCGCGGAAAACAGAGCTGAAAACGCTCCAGCCGGACGAACCGGCGCCAAGCGTCCGGACTATATACGGCGCGGACCAACAGGCGTAA
- a CDS encoding MerR family transcriptional regulator codes for MKIGELAKLTGVSVRSLRYYESQGLISPVRLANGYREYSPLAAETVETIKLYLNLGLTTEQIAGFLHCVLKNKEAFCAEVMPLYESKLEEIERQLHQLTQIKLNLEERMASIRRERELTGADFQAKSGEE; via the coding sequence ATGAAAATAGGCGAGCTTGCCAAATTGACGGGCGTCAGCGTCCGGTCGCTTCGATACTACGAGTCACAAGGTTTGATTTCGCCGGTCCGTCTGGCCAACGGTTACCGCGAATACTCTCCGCTTGCCGCGGAGACGGTGGAAACGATCAAGCTGTATTTGAATTTGGGACTGACGACAGAGCAGATCGCGGGCTTTTTGCACTGCGTGCTGAAGAACAAAGAGGCGTTCTGCGCGGAGGTGATGCCGCTGTATGAATCCAAGCTGGAGGAGATTGAGCGCCAGCTGCACCAGTTGACGCAGATCAAGCTTAATTTGGAGGAAAGAATGGCTTCCATCCGCCGGGAGCGGGAATTGACCGGTGCGGACTTCCAAGCTAAATCAGGAGAGGAATGA
- a CDS encoding thioredoxin family protein, protein MAIKHAETPEVLREAVEGGGIVLADYGAAWCPPCRNLLPILEDLDRDYGDAVTVVKIDCDELPELAEEAGVMSMPTVIVYKGGEPVEKLVGLSPKSVYTGVLSRHLA, encoded by the coding sequence ATGGCGATTAAACATGCGGAAACACCCGAGGTTCTGCGGGAAGCGGTGGAGGGCGGCGGCATTGTGCTTGCAGACTACGGCGCAGCCTGGTGCCCGCCCTGCAGAAATCTGCTGCCCATACTGGAGGACCTGGACCGGGATTACGGAGACGCGGTGACCGTTGTAAAGATAGACTGCGACGAGCTGCCCGAGCTTGCCGAGGAAGCCGGCGTCATGAGCATGCCGACCGTAATTGTGTACAAGGGCGGTGAGCCGGTGGAGAAGCTGGTCGGACTAAGTCCGAAATCCGTCTATACCGGTGTGCTCAGCCGGCATCTTGCGTAA